The Colius striatus isolate bColStr4 chromosome 25, bColStr4.1.hap1, whole genome shotgun sequence region TGGGTGCCAGGCTGGACCCAGGAGACAGGGGCATTATTGTGTATATTGTACAAACCATATACCTGATATTTATTaagataaagaaacaaaaaagaacctTATTTATACCTGTGTATGTTATGCAGTCGTAGGAGGGGCTGATTCCCAGCTGGGCAGCAGGGGAGGGGATGCTCTCAATGCCCACCCAgtgccctctcccagcccttcctcacCACTGAGGGGCTTTTGGGCTGCTGCACATTGggccccccacctcccccatcccccccccaacGTGTCCTTtggccagcagccctgggcctAATTATTTTTGGATTGAATTCTTGGTACTCTGCTGATGTTCCTGGCTGGGAGCTCGAGGTCTAAAGGGAATCTGTGCTTTGGATCTTCCCTGGAGGGGCTCAGcctcagctgccagcagcagggaaggcagCACAGTGCTGCATCATCATACTGGAGACAGATATCTATTGAtacatatatattaatatatgttTTGTTCTCCTAAAGTTTCAGCACGTGGATGTTCAGAGGGATTTTAGTTCAGATCAGGCTCCCACCCACCTCCAGAGGCGATGCCAGGGCAATGGTGCCACTACAGCCCATGGGAGCCTTGGCAGGGGGGCACAaccatccccacagccccccctcCCTGAGCCCAccgctgctgcagctgcccatCTCCAGCTTGCACAGAGCCTTCTTCATCCCCTTCTTCCCAAACCTCTTTgaaagcagctgtgtgctgctttttGAGGGAGGCTCAGCTCCCAAATCCACTTGTGGGGACACAGGGCCAGGATGGCAAAGGGGGACAGGAGAAGAGTGATGGCCCTGGTTGGCCCCCAACAGCCCCACTCCCCCTCACCAGTGTGACCCAGCCCCTTCCAGCTCTGTCCACACcctctgtatttatttttacttctcatGTTGTGTGTTGTCACCTGTGTAAATACCATCTCATCTCTGACACTGAGAAGTTACTGCCTTTATATAAATatcatatatatattatatatatatatatatataaataccctattttctatttttgtatGGTTGCATTCTGATCCCTGAGGCAGATGCTGTGGGAACACACACATTTCCTACTGCATATTGTTGAGGGGCATTTTACAGCTGTGTTACAAATGTGGATTATAATTAAACCAAGAATAAAcagtgctgtggggctgctttTGTTCAGCAGGTTTGGGGGGTGTGATGCCTATAGTGTGGTTGCTTGGCCTcttgctggggagggggggggagtCCAAGGGTTCAGGtatgtgtggggagggggagaccTGGGGTGGgaagctcccagcagcaggtgAGGAGCTCTATCCCACTCCTGGGCTGTGTTTGCTTCATCTTGGCAACTGGGGTTTTTCCAGGCTGGCTGAGGTTGCTCCTTTGGaaagggagggagcagggaagaGCAAGCAGCAAAGCAGATAAATCTGTTCCCAATCTCAGGCCATGCCACGAGAGTTTGGTATTTCACAAAACAATTCCTGCCATTAATTGGGTCCTGATGTGTGACACTTCCCCGGGGGTGGGAGCCCAGCCTGTGGCTTGGAGCTCAGAGCTCAacgggagctgctgctcttcctgttgtgtggggaagggagggagctggcacgATGCAGCCCCCTGACCCCCCTGAACTTCAACTGGGTCGAACCCTCCTCAGGATTTGCTGCATGAATGGGCTCCAACACGGCCCTGAGAGCAGCAGGGAACTCCCAGAGCCAGGCTGGCTCTGATAGAGCCCCCCCTAAACCTGGAGGAGGGGTTAagcaggggaaactgaggcactgtGAAGCACTAAGAGACCACTGATCctgcccagcagccagcactctCAGCTCTCCCTCTGGTCCAGGAGAGTGCTGAGCATCGTACAGGATCTGGCCTGGTTTGAACCCAAGCTCAGCAATGCCCCCACTGGCTTTTGGGGATGGGTGTAAAGCCaaaaggctgcccaggactTTCCCTGGCACCAGCCTTTGCCACACGTGGTGGTGCAAATGTCATGGTTGGGCAGGAAAGGCCAGGAGAGGGGAAATCTGGGAAAAACACCCTCCCTTgagacaggcagcagctgcctgggcacTGTGGGGATAAGGATCAGCCCCCCTCAGCTTTCCACCGGCTCAGCTGCCCACCAGGACTTTAAAGGAGGCTACAACCCACCCCTGCTTCTGCTGGCTCGCAAGGCAGGTGGCTCTCAGGCTTGCATTTGAGCTCCCTGGGGCAGGATCAGAGTGCCTTGGGTTGTCTCTCCAGCCCTCCCGCAGTGTCTtcctccccaggggctgctcatcatcctccctccacctgccccGGGCCGGTTCGTCCCCCGCAGCTCCCGGCGAGCCGTGCCCCACACGGAGCCTGCGGGCACGGGCTGAGCTGTCAGCTCCTGCCGATGAGCGGGAGATTTCGCCTTCCAAAACACGGCCGTGAGTCAGGCGCCTCCTTCCCACCGGCTTTTGGGTGGTCTGGGACGAGCCGGGACAGGCGGCGGCTCTCCAGGCTTCCCGGCAGCAGCCCCCGGGGttggcagccctgccctggcatcCTGGGGGGATACGTGCCCCCCTCCCCCACGGGCATTTGGGGCTTCCTTAGAGCCTGGCGGGGGTCTGTCCTGTGCTTGGGGACCCTCATACTGTgtctgcaaagcccctgagctccccagcacagcaaccACAGAGGCTTTTTGGACGGGGGTGTCTCTCAGCGCCCTGGGGAGTGTCTCTCAGCCCTGACCTCCATCCTCCCTGGCAGAGCCCTGGAGGAGCTGTGAGACAGCCCGTGCCAGACTCTGCGGTCGGCTGCAGCCTCCTGCGGGAtgccctgggcagggagggcGGCTGAGCCCCGCGCCCGCGGCGTGCCAGCAATTTACAGATAAAACAAACAACCGGGAGCGGAGAAAGTCTGAGGCTGTCCCGGGAGACGGCCCCGACGTCGGGCAAAGCCGCGAGCTGCCCGTGTGTCTCAGCcgagagccagcagcagctctgcacgtCTTTCCCTCGACCGGCACAGGCAGCTCCCGGGCTGGGGCTCGTGGTCACCCCGTTCCCTCCGGGGCAAACACCCGTTGGAGCGCCCGAGCGAGCCGGGGAAGCGGGGGAGGCTCTCGCCGGGCTCCCCGCGGGCTCTGCCGCCCGGCCCGGAGCCCATCTACCCCCGGGAGCTGTCTGTGGTTCCCCTGGCTGGGGGGAGGGTCCTgcggaggggtggggagggcgCGGTGtgtgggacgggatgggacaagccgagatgggatgggatgagacgGGGTGGGacgtgggatgggatggggaagcCCCACCCCGGCGGGGAGGCAGCGCCTGGATGCTGATCTTGCttccctggggcaggggctggtgtggagggagggatggggctTCCATCtatctccctgcagcccctgtttCATCCACTCCAGCCCAGGACAAGCCAGGGGTCTGGCTGGGGACCAGAGCACAAAGGGGagcagcgggacagccagagagGGGGATCTGGGTCGGGCAGGGAAGGCCAGGAGAGGGGAAATCTGGGAAAAAACACCCCCCCTTgagacaggcagcagctgcctgggcacTGTGGGGTTAAGGATCAGCCCCCCTTAGCCCTCCCCAGGCTCAGCTGGCCAGCAGGACGTTAAAGGGGGCTAcaaccctgcttctgctggccCCCAGAGCAGGTGGGTTCCAGGATTGCTTTTGGGCTCCCCATCATGTCCCTGGGGCAGAACCAGATTGGGCAGGGGCTGGTAGGGAGTGAGAGTCCCTGGAGCTCCTGCTTGCCCCAGAGCTGGGGGCTGTGGCCCCACTATAAGGGGGGAGTAGAGGGAAGGTGAATAGACAGAGGTCTGGGACTGAGGTTTTATTGAGCTAGGCAAAAGCTGCCAGTGCAAGAGGCTGAGTGAGGTGCTGGGGCTTCTTGTAGAGCCTGCAGGGACGTGACTCCCCTCACCAACAGGCAGAGTGGGTCTCGTGCCCTGCCTCAGGCTGAGGGGCCTTGAGCACCCTCCCCCCAGAGCTGGGAGGACATGGCTGGTCCTGGGAGCTGTCAGACAGACAAGAtgcctcagcccctctccccacagccccccaggaccctctcccagccctggtTAGGGCTTTGGCCACCCCTTCTGCTGGTGGTGCCCTCGCACGGTGTGATTCACCCAGGCGATGTAATTGGAGATCTTGGTGTAGACGTCGGGGTACCGACGGTCCCCACATCTCTCCCCAGAGAACGAGACGATGCCATAAACCTTCCTCTTGAAGATCAGGGGTCCCCCAGAGTCACCCTGCAGAGGAAATAGGTGGGAGGGAGATTAGCAGGTCCCCTGGAGGAGGGTGGCTTGAGGGGCTGGGAGCACACTCACCGCACAGACACCCTGCAGCGTGGCGTTGGGACTGGCCCCACACAGCATGTTGGGGGACACTTTGCCCCTCCACAGGGTTCGGCAGAGGCTCCTCTTGATGATGGTGGTGCCAGTCTCCATCAGCTCCGTGGGCTGGTCGCCGTAGCTGGAGGTGTCCCCCCAGCCCATCACATGGCAGACAGTGCCAGGCTTCAGGTCGACGTGTGGCGGGGGCAGGCGGATCCGCTTCACGTACTTGTTCAGCGTTGCAGACCTGTTCAGCtggtggggatggggaaagggGCTGTGGGTAGCAGAGCCCCTCACCTACCACCGCCTGAGCCCCCCACACTCCATCACACGcccaccccagctccctgctcatgctgccccagccctgcctttCTGTCTATAGCGGCCAGTCCCCCGCTGCACTGGTCCCAGTCTGCTCTAGAGGCTGCGTGGCCGGGCTCGGTGTGTCCTCAGCCGCTTCCATCGCACCCCAGGCGCGGTCCCGCTTCTCCAGAGAAGCACTGACACCTAGTGTCGGCTCGGGGCTGCGTGGGCATGGCAGGGGCACAGGGCATCCATCCCACCTCCCAGCAGGCAGATCCCCCGCAGCCTGCGGGACTCACCCGGAGCAGACGGATGTCGTTGTCCGCGGAGCGGGGGTTGTAGTGCGGGTGGGCGATGGACTCCGTGATGCTGAAGATCTGTTGGGACTCCTCGGGTTCCTCCAGCCTGTGGGCACCCAGAACCACCCACACCGAGGGGCTGCGCCTGTGGCAGAGGGGCTCTGAGTGGGTGctgccctgggggacaccagggagggggagaaaggggCTGAGGGTGAGAGGTGGGTGGGAGAGGGCGTTGCTCCAGGACTGTGTAACCCCCTGGGATGGGGGTATCTGTGTGGATGGGGCTATGCCATGTCCTGGGGGGTGGGAAGTGCATGGCCTGTGTGGGAGTGTGGCTCACCTGGGAATGAGGCAGTGGGCTGCTGTCATCACCCACTTGGGCCACACCAGGAAGCCCCCACAGACGTGCTGCCCGTCCATCTGGATGGAGGCGACGAAGGGCCGGCTGTGGGGCGCCACCGCCTTGCCCCCGATGATCTGGTTCCCCTGGGTGCCTGGTGGGTGGGTGaatggatgggtgggtgggtgcAGGCTGCCAGACAGCCCAGGGACAGCTCATACCTGTGTCTGTCCTGCTCCCAGCTGCATCTCCTGAGCCATCCAGCATTACccatgggtgctggggagcagccaaGCATCAGCTCTGGCCAAGGAGGGCTAAAGCATGGCAGGGCAAAGCCTCCCCTGCACCACAATGCTCCAGCCAAGGTGTCCATCTCCCACCCTGGCTGTGAGGACCAGCCCTGCATCCctctcagccccagctctcccgTTACCTGCTGGGAGCAGGATGGAACCTCCCAGGCTGAGGATGAACAGCCCAGCCATGACCATGCTGGtgcagagcaggctgctgtCACCTCCTCTGGGCCACTCGAAGGTGAGGGCTGCTTAAACAACCCTGGGGGCTGAGCCTCTGCCTGAGTGCCAGTGGGTATCTCCCTCCTGCTTCCTCCTCTCGAGGTGCTGCTGCCTTGAGCAATTTCTGTGGGGTGGGGGCACTGGCAGTGCAATGCTGCAGTGGGGGCACATGCAACGTTGCAGCTTCCCTTGAAGCAGCTGCTTGCCAGGAGGAGAGCAAAttggggaaggaagagagaaagcagagcagctTTCCAACCTGGTCCTGACTCCTCTGGTGCCTTGAGCTCATCAGGATGAAACCCTTCTCCTCTTGGCAGAGAGGtgggagcagcacagccccaccatGTCCCAGAACACCTCCTGAGCAGTGGCAGTGTCCCTGGAGCTGGCTGGCAGCCTGGTTGCTGTGGGTCACACGGGGACTGACTGTGCTGTGCTTGCATCCAATGCATCTTTTGGCCCCTTCAAGGCCACACTGGCTCTGGGCCAGTGCTGTGTGGGGTTTGCTCCCTGTGGGCTGCAAGAAGGGCTGTGGGGTGTACTGGGCTGGGGGTATACAGGAGTGGGGAGTTGGGGGCCCCGTTGCCAGGGTGACCTGCACTGCAGAGCCGGGCTGGCTCCggggctgagctctgctcaCATTTCCTAACGGCTCGGTGGTCGGAGGCCGGCTCGGGGCTTCCTGTGTCAGTTGCCAGCGTTTGCCCAATGCAACCGTTGCATTGGGAAACGGAGGAGCAGAGAGGGGCCACGCACAGCCCGGGGCCTCCCATTTCTCCATCCTCTCCCCCGGCCGCCCCTTTGCACCgtcaggggctgctgcaggccggGGACACGGAGGCAAGGCCATGGAGGGGAGCGCTGAGCTCCCCACGGAGGGGGTGGGAACCCTCCAGGGAACGAGGAGGGGTAAGAGGCCGGCAGCACCCGAGGCTCCTCCAGCTCCCCGCGCGGCTGAGACGCTCTTTGAGCCCCTCCCGGGGAGAAGCAGCCGCGGCCCCGGAGCGGCGCGGCCCGAGGCCGGGTGAGGGGCGGCGGCAGTGGCGGGGCGCGCCCGGCAGACGGAGCTGTGCGGGAGGCGGGAGCAGCGGCGCGGCCCCGACATCCCTGCGCATCCCGCAGCCCCGCCGGGGATGCCGCCGCCCGCCGGGCCCTGAGCGCCGGGACGCCGGCGGCTGCCGGCCGCGCTCCGCCGCGCCTCCACCGGCCCCGACCCCGACGGAGCCGCCGCCGCACGACCCGCCTGGAAGATGGAGTGAGTATCGGATCCGGCCgtgccgccgccgcgggacccCGGCCCCGGGCCCCcgctccccacacacacacacacacagcgaGCGGCCGGGGGGTGGGCGGCTTCCCGGGCTCCGGGGGTCGGGACCCCCGCAGTGTGTCCGCGGGAACCCCACACGATGGGCTCCCAGAGCCCACAGCGGGGGGACTCATctactcctcccctcccccccatgCCTGGGCGtgggacccccaaaaccttGGGCTCGCATCCACCTGATCCTGGGGACTTAAGGACGCCAATACCGGGGGGCTCGCCTCCCCCCGATGCCGACGCTTGGCACCCCAAAAGCTGGGGCTCAGCACCCTAATGCTGGGGGGCTCGCTTTGCCttaaggctggggctgggcagcccGCTGCTGGGGGTCTCGCGTCCCCCCGATGCTGCCGCCCGGTGCCCGCGCTGCCGGGGGGTGCCGAGGTGGCAGCTCGGGGGGCAGCAGCCGAGGCCCCGGAGCAggcgcgggggctgcggggagcgAATCTCCGCCGGCAGCGGGAGGGGGAGTTGAAGAGGGTGGATGGGGAGGGCGTTTATTTTCGTGGTTTAAACCTGTTGTTGCTGCTGCGTGTGGCTGGGCTGGCTGGCGGGGTGGGTGGGTGGCTGCGAGCAGCCGACCCCTCCCTGCATGCACATCCCAGCCCTGTGCCGAGGGACCCGGCTGCCatgggggtgtggggagggggatgaTTCTCACACCGGGTCCCCCTGGCCTTGTTCtttgtgtgctgctgtggggcccTGCCCCGCTGGGTCGGtgcctggggaagggctgggagcGGGGCACGGCGCTTTGGGGGcgatgggggaaggagggagcagGTGGAGGGCGGTAGTGGGGACAAtcctgcccacacacacacGTTTTGCCCCTCAGGAACACCAGCAAGGTGCTGGAACTGGGAGGGAATGGGGCTGGTCCCAGTGGCAGCAGCAATCTGGGTGGGCCCCATCTCACTCaggcctttcctttcctctggtCCCCACCGTGGCAAACATGGAGCCCCCCAGCATCTCCTGGCTTTGGGTTTGGGGGCTTCCCACCAGCCCCAGGGTCAGCTACTCTCCACTCATCCCAGGCAGCTCCCCTTACACTGATTAACTGGCCACCTGCTAACGAGATGCTGGTGCTCAACAGGTCCTGCTCACCACTGTCTGCCTCCCACGTGgggagccctgcagagctctggggtGTTGAGGGGGGACGAGGTGATGGTTTGCTGGGGTGGGTTATGGCTTCCTGGGGACATTTCAGGGGTCAGGGCACAGCATCTGTGGGCTTGgggaagcagagcagctccctttgctgctggaggggctgggggcttcaTGGGGTGAGAACTCCCCAAGGCAGGTCCATGGCTTTGGGCAGCTGCTCCCTGTGTTGGTCCTTGCAGAAAAGTGTCTCTTTGGGGAGGAAAACAGGCATGTAATTTGCCAAAAGGCAGTGAGGGAAAGGGCAGAACTGAGTGAGGGGCATGTTGTGCCCTGGGGAGTGggatgaggagctgcagggacTGGGCATGGGGTCTCCTGACATGGAGACATCAAGGGATGTGCTTGAAGTGGGGGCTGGCATTGGGCAGGATGGCAGTTCGTGCCACAGGGTCCCCCCATGCTGCTTtcaccctgctctgctctcccccTGAGCTCCTCCACAGCTCTGGACAGACCCTCCCAGTGAGGGCTGAGAAGCCTGTGGAAGGGTGCAGGGGGCTTCCCTCCCACCAGCTCTGTACACTGAACCTGTTGATGGCTCTTTCTTTTGAGTGAAACCCCTGGAGCAACCCCAGGGCAGGTGCTCACCCCACCAAACTGTGAGAGCAGCTGCATCTTCCCTATAGTCCTGTCTGGATGTGCAGGGCACAGCTGAAAAGCAGAACAGGGGCACTTGTGGCATCTGTGTGGGCAGCACTGGTGCAgcccctccagctgcagccctccAGGAGGAGGCTGCTCAGCCTTTGTGCTGGAATAAACATGCACAAGTTGTTGGTGGTTAAAGTACCCAAATGTACTTCCCTGGGTGGGTCTGCAGCTTCATGTCTCAGCAGGTCAGTCCTGCTCCCTCAAATCCAGAGCATGGTTGTGGGGCTGGAGGTTTAGGAGAGTCCCAGGGTGGATGgagacacagctctgcagcagcccatGGGTGCTGGGCAGCGTGCTGCTGGCCTTGCTTTGCCTCCTGCTTTGCCTTGGCAGTGGCTGCAGGAGGGTCctggcagcctggagctgctggtgcccaAGGAGGTTTGGCTGAAAGCTTCCAGCTCTTGTAAAGGCTGTGCAGGTCCCATTGGGGTTGCTCATCtgtcctctgctcctgctgccactgaTGCTCTTGAGCAGCTGGAGATTTTGCATCTCCCACACCTGGCTGCTCTGGTAGTTTGTCTCAGCAGGTCTCTGCTCTCACCTCAGGGTCTGGGGTCTCCTCAAAGCAGGGACTCTCCTGGTCCTGCCCTTCCCTCCATGCCCATCCCTGACCTGAAGCTCACAGTCACAcccaggggaaggagggaggttTCTGCCTGGGAGCCCTTTGGGAAGGGGCTCTAGACCCTGCTCTCCACCTGGGAAGAGCAAAATCCAGTTGATGCTCCCCAGGCTGGACCATCaggtggctgcagggagctggagggtgTTGGTCCCTGTGTGTAGCTGAGGGGATGGCAGCTGAAGGGATGACACTACCACCTTTATCAGCTCTCCCAGAGGATGCCATAAATCTCCACTGCtgtctgctgagctgctcttggGCTGGTGCATCTCAGGGTTGAGAGTTCAGCCACCTCTGCAGGATGAGGCCTCTCACCCAGAGCTGTGTGGCTGGGCAGGAACTGGATTTCCTGGGAAGCTGCTAGTGCTGGAGTTCCTGCTTCCTGGCCAAAAACAGCTCCTTTCCCCACTCTGGGTCAGTGCTTCATGTGTTCTGTGCTGGGTGGGCCCCTCTCCAGCAGTGGTGGAGGTGAGGAAGGGCCGGAAGGAACATTGAGGAGGAGACGTgcagaggggcagagctgggTGGAGGCAGCAGgctcagggctgcaggcacaggctCAGGGCTGGAGACACAGgctcagggctgcagg contains the following coding sequences:
- the PRSS57 gene encoding serine protease 57, which produces MVMAGLFILSLGGSILLPAGTQGNQIIGGKAVAPHSRPFVASIQMDGQHVCGGFLVWPKWVMTAAHCLIPRRSPSVWVVLGAHRLEEPEESQQIFSITESIAHPHYNPRSADNDIRLLRLNRSATLNKYVKRIRLPPPHVDLKPGTVCHVMGWGDTSSYGDQPTELMETGTTIIKRSLCRTLWRGKVSPNMLCGASPNATLQGVCAGDSGGPLIFKRKVYGIVSFSGERCGDRRYPDVYTKISNYIAWVNHTVRGHHQQKGWPKP